Genomic segment of Pseudomonadota bacterium:
GCAAGGGTGATCCGATCCTTCTGATGCACAACGATCGCGAAGCGATCAAGGACTGGGTGACGCAGGTCTTCCGCGACGCATCACGCAAGGACAAGGAGGTGTACTTTGGGCTCAAGCGCGAGTACATGGAGTACGACGATGTGTTCAGCACCGTTATCACCGAGGTGCGCAAGGAGCTTGCCGCGCACGGCACGCGCATGCCTTCCTTCATGATCATGCGCCCGTCTCGCCAGTTAACGAAGATGATCACCGATCCGCCGCGGAATGCGCTGTATCCTGCTCAGAATCTGGACGGGGATATCTTCTCCGACATATCAGCCGCGCTCGGTGGCAGCCTCGCCACGGCCAGCTCAATCATCGAGAGCAACGACGGCACCATGTTGTTCGAGGCCCCCCACGGCACGGCCCACGACCTCTACCTGCGCTACGTCGAAACAGACGGCAAGGAATCGCACTTCAACTCGTCCGCCTTGATCTTCGCCGTTGCCAACGCCCTGCAGACCCGCGCAGACCGAGACCATAACGAGGCGCTCAGCGCCTACGCGAGGACCTTAAAGCAAGCCCTCATCGACACGGTGGGGGACTACATCGTGACCCCGGATCTGCGCGGCAAGACCAACGATCCGCAGGGAGAGCAGATAGTGGACATGCAGGGCTTCCTCGACGCTATCGAAACGCGCCTGGATCAGGCTCTTTCGGCATAGGGGTTTTCCGAAATGGGGACCGTGTCGCCTCGCCAGCGACAATGGGCGCAGCAGTGGGAACAGGACCTCTCTCAATGAACAGCAAGCAGGTGGCCGCTCGCTCGGACGCGGCGCAAGCGGCATTGGCCATAGTTCGCGGGCTACAGAAGCGGTTCGTCGCCGGTCTCGAGGCTCTCGCGAGGAATCGGGGCAGCGACCAGCACCTGAGCGCCGTCGACTGGCTGCGCGACGGGGGGCGCCACGGTGGCGGTGTGCGCTACGAGACGGGCGAGGGTGATGTGTTCTGGCGCGGCTCCGTAAACGTCTCCCAGGTGCATTACGACGATACGCCGCAGAAGCAGCTCGGTTCGGCCAATGCCATCTCCACGATCATCCACCCGCGCCACCCCTTGGCGCCGTCCGTTCACATCCATGTGAGCTTCACGGAACGCAAGGATGGTGCTGGGTACTGGCGCGTGATGGCGGATCTCAACCCTTCCCACCCCCACGCGGACGACACAGGCCGCTTCTTGGAGGCGTTGCAGACCGCGGCACCCGAGCAATTCGAGCATGCCAAGGCCCAGGGCGAGCGCTACTTCTACATACCCGCTCTCGAGCGCCATCGCGGCGTCGCCCATTTCTACCTGGAGCACTTCTTCTCGAACGACCCTGGGGAGGACGCAGCTTTGGCTTGCGGTGTCGGCGAGGCGGCCATCGACAGCTACCTCGCTATCCTGTCGGATGCTCTGGCTCGATCGGCGGCGCCCACCACCGAGCAGCGCGCAGGGCAGCTGGCCTACCACTCAGTGTACCTGTTCCAGGTGCTCACCCTCGACCGCGGTACCACTAGCGGGTTGCTGGTCCACGACCAGAACGACGTTGGCATCATGGGGTCTCTGCCGCCCTTCGTGGACGCGGGACTGCTGACGTCATGGGTCGCGCGTATGGCGCCACCACAAGATCGTCTGCTGCGCAGCCTGATCGAGGCGTTGGGGCAAGACGCGGGCGTATGCCCAGTGGACGAGGCACGCAAGCAACGCTTGGCCGCAGCCGTCCGCTACCACTACCAGCTGCACCCCAAGGCGCTGGAGTTGCAGGCTGCAGGGGACGTGGTTCCACCCACGGTGGCCAACCACGAAACTGCCTGAGCGTTCGCTTAGTCGTCGGGGTCGCCCAGGAGCCAGCGGGCACCAGGGCCCCTTGCAGCGGCGCGGTCCTCGGGGTTGTAGAGGCGGCAGTGCTTTAAGGATAGGCAGCCGCAGCCGATGCAACCGTCCAGGCGGGCGGCGGTGCGCTTTAGAATCTCGATTTGCTCCTCGATGTCATCGCGGAAGGCGCGGCTGATGCGCTGCCAGTCGCGGCGGGTGGGTGTGCGGCCGTCGGGCAGCGCCTCTAGGCGTGTACGGATATCGCTCAAGGAGAAGCCGAGTTGCTGGGCGATGATGATGAAGGACAGGCGGCGAACGTCGGCGCGACGGTAGCGGCGTTGCTTGCCGTGGGTG
This window contains:
- the soxR gene encoding redox-sensitive transcriptional activator SoxR — its product is MAERSDSHPTVPPLPSQEWLTIGDVATRTGLAVSAIRYYEQEGLVHPVRTHGKQRRYRRADVRRLSFIIIAQQLGFSLSDIRTRLEALPDGRTPTRRDWQRISRAFRDDIEEQIEILKRTAARLDGCIGCGCLSLKHCRLYNPEDRAAARGPGARWLLGDPDD
- a CDS encoding coproporphyrinogen III oxidase gives rise to the protein MNSKQVAARSDAAQAALAIVRGLQKRFVAGLEALARNRGSDQHLSAVDWLRDGGRHGGGVRYETGEGDVFWRGSVNVSQVHYDDTPQKQLGSANAISTIIHPRHPLAPSVHIHVSFTERKDGAGYWRVMADLNPSHPHADDTGRFLEALQTAAPEQFEHAKAQGERYFYIPALERHRGVAHFYLEHFFSNDPGEDAALACGVGEAAIDSYLAILSDALARSAAPTTEQRAGQLAYHSVYLFQVLTLDRGTTSGLLVHDQNDVGIMGSLPPFVDAGLLTSWVARMAPPQDRLLRSLIEALGQDAGVCPVDEARKQRLAAAVRYHYQLHPKALELQAAGDVVPPTVANHETA